One genomic segment of Anaerosporomusa subterranea includes these proteins:
- a CDS encoding UxaA family hydrolase, with amino-acid sequence MNDMVFSSISGKKTALVLDQKDNAGVALVDLAAGDVCTVIEDSGTEYEVTVVENIAFGHKFALADLEKDQPVFKYGEEIGKMKIGLPKGGWIHNHNMYCDRGMK; translated from the coding sequence ATGAACGATATGGTTTTCAGCTCCATTAGCGGAAAAAAAACTGCCCTTGTACTGGATCAGAAAGACAATGCTGGCGTCGCCTTAGTCGACCTGGCTGCTGGCGACGTTTGTACCGTTATCGAAGACAGCGGAACTGAGTACGAAGTAACGGTTGTAGAGAATATCGCCTTTGGCCATAAGTTCGCGCTCGCCGATTTGGAAAAAGATCAGCCTGTATTCAAATACGGCGAAGAAATTGGCAAAATGAAGATTGGCCTCCCCAAAGGCGGCTGGATTCATAACCATAACATGTATTGTGACAGGGGGATGAAGTAA
- a CDS encoding UxaA family hydrolase: protein MGDKFLGYRRENGSIGVRNQIAIIPSVFCSAKVAQRIAQNVPNAVPFTHPVGCSQVGEDLEITAKTLIGVGRNPNFAGVVVVGLGCERFTPAELAHGIASTGKMLETVVIQDIGDSIAAIEQGTRYARHMQQTISLQRREECDVSELMIGLNCGGSDTTSGLVANPALGIASDKLVAQGGSSILTELTELIGTEHILARRAVNEDVAADILNAIRTMEERLKRQTQNSSNEKRKNLISTGNFDGGLSSVVEKSLGGMKKSGNAQFVEVFKYGNYPTKKGLLLLDGPGHDGEVTTGQVAAGAQIVCFPTGRGTPSGFPGVPVIKITGNPRTYERMKENLDINAGTVITGEKSLQQVGEEIYQEILAVASGKMTKAEVLGHDEQFCIWRMPD from the coding sequence ATGGGCGATAAATTTTTAGGATATCGCCGAGAAAACGGCAGCATAGGAGTTAGAAACCAGATTGCCATTATTCCCTCTGTTTTCTGCTCCGCTAAAGTCGCACAACGAATTGCACAGAATGTCCCGAATGCCGTCCCGTTCACTCATCCTGTTGGCTGCAGTCAGGTAGGCGAAGACCTGGAAATTACAGCCAAGACATTGATTGGTGTTGGCAGAAATCCTAATTTTGCCGGCGTAGTCGTTGTTGGTCTTGGTTGCGAGCGTTTTACTCCTGCCGAGTTGGCACATGGTATCGCATCAACAGGTAAAATGCTTGAAACCGTTGTAATTCAAGATATTGGCGACTCGATTGCTGCCATTGAGCAAGGCACCCGCTATGCCCGTCACATGCAGCAGACTATCTCGCTTCAGCGCCGGGAAGAATGCGATGTTAGCGAGCTGATGATCGGCCTAAACTGCGGCGGCTCAGACACTACCTCCGGACTGGTAGCTAACCCCGCTCTGGGCATTGCCTCTGACAAGCTGGTTGCTCAAGGCGGATCGTCGATCCTGACCGAACTGACTGAGCTCATCGGTACAGAGCACATCCTGGCTCGCAGAGCAGTTAACGAAGACGTTGCGGCAGATATTCTAAACGCCATCCGCACTATGGAAGAACGCCTCAAACGACAAACACAAAACTCTAGCAATGAAAAACGCAAAAATCTTATTTCCACCGGTAACTTTGATGGCGGCCTCTCCAGTGTTGTTGAAAAATCACTAGGCGGCATGAAGAAATCAGGCAATGCGCAATTTGTTGAAGTATTCAAATATGGAAATTACCCGACAAAGAAAGGTCTTTTACTGCTCGACGGCCCAGGGCATGACGGTGAAGTCACCACTGGTCAAGTTGCCGCTGGCGCCCAAATAGTATGCTTTCCTACCGGACGCGGTACACCATCAGGCTTCCCAGGCGTACCTGTGATTAAAATAACAGGTAATCCGAGAACTTATGAACGCATGAAAGAGAATTTGGATATTAACGCAGGAACGGTCATTACCGGTGAAAAATCACTGCAGCAGGTCGGCGAAGAAATTTACCAGGAAATTTTAGCTGTAGCTTCTGGTAAGATGACCAAAGCCGAAGTACTTGGCCATGACGAGCAATTCTGCATCTGGCGGATGCCTGATTAA
- a CDS encoding lactate racemase domain-containing protein has protein sequence MSTIDRLLDPIAIPKVIRIRQRFDRPVIADVVAELKSKLQAKDIFAKIQPGQTVAITVGSRGITNMPLLIKTLVEQVKQRGAKPFLVPAMGSHGGATDQGQHEMALSMGYTEEYINAPIKSDIEPVQIGVSENGFPVYFDRNAYGANWTIVANRIKPHVAFRGPVESGLQKMITIGLGKQKGADICHELGFGEMAVNIPAMAKVSLEKANILCAVGVLENPFHETCRIEVLANEEIAAMEPVLQEAAKELCPRIHFNKLDAVIIDEIGKDISGTGFDTNVVGRYHTPFISGGPDVKRLAILDITDISHGNANGLGIADYTTKRAYAKLSFEHTYPNSLTSTVPLSVKIPMVLKSDKQAIQACIKCSNRLDKENVAILRMKNTNHLEELEVSVSLRKYVEAHPYLEIVSEPYDWTFDDQGNLL, from the coding sequence ATGAGTACAATTGACAGGCTCCTGGACCCCATCGCCATACCCAAAGTGATTCGTATACGGCAACGATTTGACCGCCCTGTAATTGCCGATGTCGTCGCAGAACTAAAAAGCAAACTGCAGGCCAAAGACATATTCGCAAAAATTCAGCCTGGTCAAACCGTAGCCATCACCGTTGGCAGCCGCGGCATTACGAACATGCCCCTTCTGATTAAAACCCTTGTCGAGCAAGTGAAACAGCGTGGCGCAAAGCCATTCCTTGTACCGGCTATGGGCAGTCATGGAGGAGCTACAGACCAAGGACAGCACGAAATGGCGCTAAGCATGGGTTATACGGAAGAGTACATTAACGCGCCCATCAAGTCGGATATAGAGCCGGTCCAAATCGGCGTATCCGAAAATGGATTCCCGGTTTATTTTGACCGTAATGCCTATGGAGCCAATTGGACCATCGTCGCCAACCGTATTAAGCCTCACGTTGCTTTCCGCGGTCCTGTCGAGAGCGGTCTGCAAAAAATGATTACTATCGGCCTTGGCAAACAAAAAGGCGCCGATATCTGCCACGAGCTAGGCTTCGGCGAAATGGCTGTTAACATCCCGGCTATGGCCAAGGTATCTCTGGAAAAGGCCAACATTCTCTGTGCTGTTGGCGTATTGGAAAACCCCTTCCATGAAACCTGCCGTATTGAAGTCCTCGCCAATGAAGAAATTGCCGCCATGGAACCCGTCCTGCAGGAGGCCGCCAAGGAACTTTGCCCTCGCATCCATTTCAACAAGCTTGATGCTGTTATCATTGACGAAATCGGCAAAGACATTAGCGGTACCGGCTTCGATACCAACGTAGTCGGCCGCTATCACACTCCCTTTATCAGCGGCGGGCCTGATGTGAAACGACTTGCCATACTGGATATTACCGATATCTCCCACGGCAACGCCAATGGCCTAGGCATTGCCGACTATACGACTAAACGAGCCTATGCGAAGCTATCCTTTGAGCATACATATCCCAACTCACTAACCTCGACGGTACCGTTGAGCGTAAAAATTCCCATGGTACTAAAAAGCGATAAACAAGCCATTCAGGCCTGTATCAAGTGCAGCAACCGCCTGGATAAGGAAAACGTCGCTATCCTCAGAATGAAAAACACCAATCACCTAGAAGAACTTGAAGTTTCCGTCAGCCTCAGAAAGTATGTGGAAGCTCATCCCTATCTGGAAATTGTCAGCGAACCTTATGATTGGACCTTCGACGACCAGGGCAACCTACTATAG
- a CDS encoding FadR/GntR family transcriptional regulator encodes MLEKIERIKLSEEILRRLKEMIKSGKFGYGDKLPVEKRIAEIFGVSRTTVREALAVLEAEGWVTTKHGGGTYVKRVHGHDPIEPLTVMLGGNDTAILELMELRRILEGEVAMLAASRATDDDIVALHQVFRDMSQDIALGKDTASSDFAFHYRVARAAKNNTILSVISSLHELYYQVVHTNRWHWSKPKDYDRILSEHGAILHAIEKRQAAAAKKQMGIHLESTYHMIEEVLLKQGDAERQDQ; translated from the coding sequence ATGCTGGAAAAAATCGAGAGAATCAAGTTATCAGAAGAAATTTTACGTCGCCTTAAGGAAATGATAAAAAGCGGTAAATTCGGCTATGGAGATAAACTGCCGGTAGAAAAGCGCATTGCCGAAATTTTCGGTGTTAGCCGTACAACAGTCCGTGAAGCTTTGGCCGTCTTAGAAGCAGAAGGTTGGGTAACAACCAAACACGGTGGCGGTACTTATGTAAAAAGAGTTCATGGTCATGATCCTATAGAACCATTAACGGTTATGCTTGGCGGTAACGACACCGCTATTTTGGAACTCATGGAATTACGCCGGATTCTCGAGGGTGAAGTGGCCATGCTAGCTGCCTCACGGGCAACTGATGATGATATTGTTGCGCTTCATCAAGTTTTCCGTGATATGTCGCAAGATATCGCACTAGGCAAAGATACTGCTTCTTCCGACTTCGCTTTTCATTATCGAGTTGCCAGAGCAGCAAAAAACAATACTATCCTATCAGTAATAAGCAGCCTGCACGAACTCTACTACCAAGTGGTACATACAAACCGCTGGCACTGGTCCAAGCCGAAAGATTATGACCGTATTCTCTCTGAGCACGGTGCCATCTTGCACGCAATTGAAAAACGACAAGCGGCAGCAGCTAAGAAACAAATGGGCATCCATCTCGAAAGTACGTATCACATGATTGAAGAAGTCCTTTTGAAACAAGGTGATGCCGAAAGACAAGATCAATAG
- a CDS encoding LysR family transcriptional regulator, with protein MDLGCKMFLLAVEEMNFTKAACRAFVTQQCLSSHIKKLEEEYDVNLFERTPQLRLTPAGESLYYSLRQIQIAESAMIEKLSEIKTEMRGKIIFGINATRARVLLPDLFTEYHQRFPLVNLSIILDDMRNLVPKLLNGKIDMFLGIDCISNNDFNVLPLGQDEVFFIATETILQKFAVSPDAYKQTISSAEIDLLNFPNLPFAGNYIGSSFNNLVKRYLDSRNIHQEIVLSVSDYELQISLCIRSQLVAFCPKTGLDKVIEQNNRNDKPLRIFKLYGMKDFLRIDLITHKDGYQPHFAKEFISLLQEHIQKHDQFIAGYIGLESRLPVSP; from the coding sequence ATGGATTTAGGGTGTAAAATGTTTTTGTTAGCGGTGGAAGAAATGAACTTTACAAAAGCTGCTTGCAGGGCTTTTGTAACTCAGCAATGTTTGAGCTCTCATATCAAAAAGCTAGAAGAAGAGTATGATGTCAATTTATTTGAAAGAACACCGCAACTACGTTTGACTCCAGCCGGAGAATCTTTATATTATTCATTACGTCAAATACAAATTGCTGAATCAGCCATGATAGAGAAATTATCCGAGATTAAGACCGAAATGAGAGGGAAAATTATATTTGGAATCAACGCAACAAGAGCGCGGGTTTTATTACCTGATCTTTTTACAGAATACCATCAACGTTTCCCTTTGGTAAATTTGTCAATTATTTTAGATGACATGCGAAATCTAGTTCCTAAATTATTGAATGGAAAGATCGATATGTTTTTGGGCATTGACTGTATATCAAATAATGATTTTAATGTTTTGCCATTAGGACAAGACGAAGTATTCTTTATCGCCACCGAAACAATACTACAGAAATTCGCCGTATCACCTGATGCCTACAAACAAACTATTTCCTCTGCCGAAATCGATTTATTGAATTTTCCGAATTTGCCGTTTGCGGGGAACTATATTGGTAGTTCTTTTAATAACCTTGTAAAAAGGTATTTAGATTCCCGTAATATACACCAAGAAATTGTCCTTTCTGTCAGCGATTACGAATTACAAATAAGTTTATGTATAAGAAGCCAATTAGTTGCATTTTGTCCCAAGACAGGCTTAGACAAAGTAATTGAACAAAATAACAGAAATGATAAACCACTTCGGATTTTTAAGCTTTACGGCATGAAAGATTTTCTTCGCATTGATTTAATTACACATAAAGATGGTTATCAACCGCATTTTGCCAAAGAATTTATCAGTTTATTACAAGAGCATATACAAAAACATGACCAATTTATAGCAGGCTATATAGGTCTCGAAAGCCGTCTCCCCGTTTCCCCATAG